The genomic interval TTTCTAGTTTTGTTGTTGCTGCCGCGTCGATGATGCGTCGAGCGATGCTGAGCGCGTCTCGCGGTGGTGCGACGGAGAGGATGAACGGTCGCGACTCAACAAGGTGAACGTCGGAGCTTAGGACCTCAACGTTGGCGCTGCGGGCTCTGGCGATTGTTGCCGGGCTATCATGATGTAAGCCCCTAGCTAACATAAGAAGGCCCTTCTCAGAGTAAGTTCGATTTCATTCTCACCTCCTACCTTGACCATTTGTGGCGACTGAGAAGCCTTTGGAGACAAGCAGTTTGGCGATGCCCATCCCCATGTCTCCGACGGAAAGGATCCCAATCTTTGGGAGTGAGAGCGTCATGGTGAAAAGCGGCACCGAAGCCCTACAATGTATCGAAGTCGATGATTGATTGATAGTGACGCCCTCAAGGATGATTGCGGATTATGCCAAGCTGGTGGGCACTCGCGAGTttggtgatgatgatgaatgAGCAGTGTTGCGAGGCGGGCACCCCGCCAACTCTCGCCGATCGTATCAGAGGCGATTGCTAAGCCTGGTGGCTCGGGAATAGTTACCGAGCCACCCAGCTTAGCAATCGCCTCTGATGCGAATCTTCAGCCACATATGGCACCTCAATGTGAGCTTTCTCGCGCTTATTTCTCATTTCTGCTTATGAATGGAGTATCTCCTTGTGGAATTGCCCTAGCAATCCCATTCATCTTACGGTGCTACAACAGGGTGCATTGAGTGATTGTCGTCTATATTCCAAGATCAACATCCTTTAGTCAAGCAACTTCAACTTGCACATAGTCCTAACTAAGTTGAATAACCGATCTCCAGTTCGTCCAGCAACGAATGCCCAAAATGCCAGGATCGCATCTCGGACTCACCACAATCAATTCTTTGGCTCAAACTTCAACCTCAAAAGCCCCTTGGCATTCCTCCACGCAATCCCCTCCCACTCATCCTCACTCACAAGCCCGCTCCCCTTCAGCTTATTCATAAATCCCTTTCCCGCATCATTACCAGCAAACGGATAATCAACACTAAACATGATTCTCTCAACCTTTGTCTCCTGCAAAAGACACGCCATCGGCGCCAGCGAAAACATGCCACTCGTCGTAATCCACACATTCTCGTCCCATACCTCTCTCAGCCCACGCTCTCGCTCCCGACCCCCGGGTGCTGGCCACCTCGCAGACATACCGATGATGCGATCCAGCACGAAGGGGAGCATCTCGCCCATGTGGCCGAGAACGATTTTGAGCTTCGGGAATTTGTCGAATACGCCGGCAGCGAAGAGGCGGAGGAAGTGGAGACCTGTTCGGGAGTGCCAGCCCCACCCCCAGCTCCCCAACGCCTTTACAATCTCGGGGTCGTAGGGGCCGTGGAAGTTGACTTTGGATTCCTCATCGGATGGGAATGTTGGATGGAGGTAAAAGGGTACGTCTAAATCCTGTGCGGTCTGCCAGAGAGAGTAGAAGTCGGGTGTATCGAAGAAGCTGCCGTCGTCGAGGTGGTTTCCCGTGAGTGTGCCTACGAAGCCTAGATTCCGGACGCAGCGCCGGAGCTTAGCGGCGGCCGCGGCAGGTTCGTGCATCGGCAAGACTGCAAAGGCGGCGTACTCAGCCGGATGGTGAATGATCTTGGAATGTAGATCATTATTAATGGCTTTGCAGGTTTCGGAATCGGGATGAATCGGTGAGTGAGAGAGGACCGTCATGGCAACGGAGTTGTCGGCCATATCACGGAGACGTGCCGGGCCAATGTCCCCCAGCTTTTCCACTATGACGGGCCCGAATGTGTCGGGACTTGGGGCCCCGCCTTTCTTGGCGTCGAGGAGGGGAGAAACGTAATGTTCTTCGAGCGCGATGAGGTTTGCCATGTTGATCAATGTTTGAAGATTACAGTACGTGTACCCCCGATGTGTCTGGGTGTGTGGTCGTAAAAGTTACTGCAAGTCTACTGATGCTGCTAGGCTCCACGCCATTTCGTACATGTGCTACACACCCGGTCCTAGTGACGTCTTCACGAGAGGAGAAATGTCGAAACGCAACAAAGCGCTCGGTGTTAGCTGTGGACTAGGTACTCCAGCCGTTTTTGAAGAGCCTCTGCCGTAGCCGACGTAGATCGAACTCAATGCAGAGCGTGGAGTGTACGGAGAGCAGGCCAGCTTATGGGACGAAAGTGTAATTGCCGAGCAAGCACGCCAACTTTGAGACCTAGCTTCAATGTGGTAGTTTCTGACCCGGCGCGGCCCCAAGCTGGCCGCCGACCCCGTAATTGCTTTGAGATCACCAAGCCATGAAAATGACAGGCTTTGGACAGGACTATCGCAGTCCTACACTTTCACTGCAATATTTACACCAACGGACGCGGTTCAATGTCAGACGCTTGAGTTGATCAGTACCAATCACAGTCTTGCTTTAGGATAAAATTCTTTAATTTTCACTGCAACTTTAACTCCTCCAGAGGGGACGTCGACACCGACGCCGACGCCACGGTCTTACTGAGGGCCAATGATAGCATTACTCAGCCCACCCTCGTCTTCACTGCAAATAAAACCGCCCTGAAAGCCGTGACATCCAAATGTTGAGCGACCAAGTTTAGACATCTACACATGAATTTTGGTCGCTGCCACTATCGCCAAATCCACACTGCGCGGTTGGTGGTCGATAGCGCTCGGGTTGTATCCCGCCTCGGCCGACTCTGCCCGCGATCTGTCATTTGACACGGCGTGGAAAGCACGTGGAAATATAGATTGTCGGCCAGCTTCTATGTTGATTCTGCCCAGTGACATGATACCATTGAGGGCAGATGGAATCATACAACAATAATGTCAATGTCCTATCACGTCTAGAACGAACGACATAGGACTCATGCATCTGTTGGCTCCATGTCCGTAAGTAGGTATAAACCGCAACACTGCATTTTTAACCCACCCAGAGGGTGTCCTATGGCCTACGAGTCCAGCAAAACCTTGTAGAGTTGATTGCACAGCAGTTTTAACCACCACTGAGGCAACTACTGATACATGCATCAATCAAAAGTGCAAACTGGAAAGATCGCACAGCTCGGTCAAGTCAAGAGAGTGATTAAGATTCTTCGTTTGCGAATATGAGGCAGTAATGTTGAGCAACAACATCTGTACACATCCCGACGTGCAAGGCATATCGGTTGATCAGACGGGTCGGAAGATCAAAGCCGGCTTCGGATCCGGCTCTCGTATGTTCTATCCGGCATCGAGTGCCGGCAGCGGAAGCAACCTTCGAATCCAGATGAGTCGAGCAGTCTGCAACAGCCAAAGAGGGAAAAGCGAGCGCCGGGTAAATAGAACTGATCGTAAGCCGACACGGAACCGGAACTGCTGTCTACGAAGTCTCATCTCCGAGCATTGAACGGCAAGCCGGCACCACTTCCCGGATGGCATGTAGGCATGGGATGGGGACCCCCGAACGACGATGGTCGCAAGTCGAGCAGAGAAGAGCAAGCCATCAAAGCTCGAATCAGAAAGCAGTGACATGCAGTTTGCTCACTGAATTGACACAGGAAAACGCATTATCTCTGAGCTCTCAGCATCAAATCTCGAGTGTCTCGACGGCCCGCTCCGATCGTGAGAAAAATTCTGCAAATGTTTCCACAAAAAGACGTAATGAAAACTAGGGAGAAGAAATTTTCGAGCTTGGGGATGGGATGAGTTGGGATGGGAGCTTGGGGCAAATATCCTCTCGCCTCGCTAGTCGCTAGAACGCCGCGCCCGCGGTCCATCATCAGACTTGTTGGAGCCGGGCGGAAACGCCAAATGAGGTAGACCAAGGAACGAAATCCTGCGAGTCACCTTTTGTTGCTCGACTTAGCGCGGTCTGGTCTGCTGTATTGTCACACCAAGGCGCGGCGTACAAGGCTTCTTGGGCGTCATAGGGCTGACAACGACAGCAAATAGTACAAGGCCCTCTTGGTGACAACAATGGCGGTCGGCTGCGGGAGACCGCGGTGCTGCAACGTATCACCCACCGGCGGCCGGGGTACACCGATCGTTTGGGGGGACATGTCCGAGCTGGAGGAACGAGAGAGTCAGACTGCCCAGAGTCGAGACAAACTTGGCAAAGACCGACAAGCTCATCAATAGGATCGGTTGGAAGAAGCTTGTTATCTCTAGCTGAAAATGGACAATGGTGGTGAGAAAAATGTTCGAGAAAAATTCTACCCGCCCAGCAGCTGGGCAGAGCTTGCGGGTGCCGTGACTCTGCAGGAATTGGACCATCATGATTGGCCATGCGGAGAGAAAAATCGGAGATTTTCCAGGGAAAAAAAGAGAGGAGGACGAAAAGGGCTCGGTCCAAGCTCGGTGGGAATCGGGTGGCGCGAGGGCGGCGGCGTGGGAGGACTCGCAGACTTTGATCTCTTTGGTGACGGGGCAGCCAGCCATGGGAATAGACACGCTTATGCCGGCCGATCGGACGAACTGcaggcggcggcgagggcgtCGACGTGCCGTGCAGCGGAATGGCATGTCATTGCCTGCTTGCTTGCTACAGCTGCTGATCCCCACGCTCCATTTCCCACATCGCTCTTGGTCGACAGGCAAACCCCCTGGACAACGCCGTTGTTACCCGTGGCCGGCCGACTCCCGAATCGCACTACCAGGGCGTGATGGAGCCTTTCAGCGTGAGACCATCGCGTCTCCATCGGCCAACCCGCAACGAGCGAAGCCAAGGAGAGGGTCTCGAGCGAGGCctttgtgtgtgtgtgactGTGTGTACGTGCGAGTCTGTCCAGCCGCCAGCGCGGTCCACTGCTCGAGATTTTTCCAACCATGACCACCGTTACCGGTCGCGATGAGTCGACGCGGAGTGGAACCTGTTGGGTAAGAGAAGGCCCGTATTGTATTTAATCATGTCATGAGCTTTTCGTTCGGAGCGGCACTTCTCCCGTTGTCCCCCCAGGTTTTCGTTTGCACATGCGTCCGGTGATTTCTGGAGAAGCGAATCAACAGGCTTCCTTCGTCCCCTCAATCCTTTCGAGTGTGCTCATTGCTTCTGGCCGCGGTCGACGAGACTTGTCGCTCTAGTCCGTGAACGAAGCGTACCCCGTGCCGACTTCGATTTACCAAGCCAAACATAGCCATCACCATGTTCGGC from Colletotrichum lupini chromosome 2, complete sequence carries:
- a CDS encoding 2-Hydroxy-4-oxobutane-1, producing the protein MANLIALEEHYVSPLLDAKKGGAPSPDTFGPVIVEKLGDIGPARLRDMADNSVAMTVLSHSPIHPDSETCKAINNDLHSKIIHHPAEYAAFAVLPMHEPAAAAAKLRRCVRNLGFVGTLTGNHLDDGSFFDTPDFYSLWQTAQDLDVPFYLHPTFPSDEESKVNFHGPYDPEIVKALGSWGWGWHSRTGLHFLRLFAAGVFDKFPKLKIVLGHMGEMLPFVLDRIIGMSARWPAPGGRERERGLREVWDENVWITTSGMFSLAPMACLLQETKVERIMFSVDYPFAGNDAGKGFMNKLKGSGLVSEDEWEGIAWRNAKGLLRLKFEPKN